The following DNA comes from Methanobrevibacter oralis.
CAGGATCAATAGCGAATATTACATTAGCTTTAGTTGCAATTTTAATATTATCAATGGCATCTGGAGCTATTCCTCATTATTTCGATGAAAATGGTATTGAAATAAGTCGTGTTCTTGAGGATTCACCAGCAAGTGGGGTGCTTAAAGAAGGAATGGTTATAAAATCATTAGATAATAAAAGCATAGTCGACTCTAAAAGTTATGTTGATGCAATTAACCAACTCAAACCAAATGACACGTTGTCGATTGTAACAAATCAAGGTGAATTTAATTTAACTCTTGATAAAAATCCCAATAATGAATCTTTAGGATATATTGGTATTCAGTCTAATTATAATTATAAATTAGTAGATAATAGCTTAGGTCCTCTTCCATGGATTTTATTTTCAATAGTTGATTTATTCAATTGGATTTTTATATTAAATTTAGGTATAGGTTTATTTAATTTACTTCCAATTAAACCATTGGATGGTGGAAAAATGCTTGAGATTTTACTCAGCTATAAACTTGATAAAAAACAATATAAACCAATTGTTAATTCTCTTTCCATGGTTTTAGCCATGGTAATTATTTTTAGCCTGATTGCAGGTTTTATTTAAAAAAATTATGAAAGAATATTAAATTCTTTCAATATTTTGTTTTTAGAAGTATCTTTTTAAAATTCCTTCTAATATTTTATAATGGCGACCTTCGTCCCTAGAACTATCTCTGAAGAAATCAGCAGCTACTTCAATATTTTCTTCTGCAGCAATTTCAGAAGCTTCTCTTTTTTCAGCATTTGCCATTTTTTCTCCACCCATCATCCATTCGATGTTTTCTTTAAGAGTGTCTTTGATAATTCCATTCATTTCACAGAATCTAGCAGCATGTTCAGCTTCTTCCCATGCTAATCTTTTAAATACTTCAGCTAATTCCCCATAACCTTCTCTAGAAGCTTGTCTAGACATAGCTAAGTAAATTCCTACTTCTTGGGTTTCACCCATAAAGTTATTTTGAACTTCTTTTTCTACTTTTGTTCCTTTGGTTATACCAATTTTATGTTCATGTTCAATTGCCATTTATGAACCTCCATTAAAATATTTTAATTCATATTATTTATAATTCTTTACATGCATTAGCTAATGTTCTACCTAATTCAAAGCTTGCATTTTCTTCTTCTGCAGTTGGTACAAAGTAAATTTCTTGAGATTCAACAACTTCAAATCCACAATTGTTTAATTCATCTGCAAGTTTAAAAGGAGATCCTCCTCTTCCACCCATCGAACCAAATGTAACTGCCTTTCTTTTGATTCCAGTTCTGTTGAATAAAAGACCTTTTAAGTAATACATAATGTCCCCCATACTTGGATAGGGTACATCATTAATTGTTGGGTCTCCAATAGCTATTCCTTTACTAGTTAATATACTTTTTACAATTTCACTTCTTTCATCTTCATGTAAGTAGAAGATTTCTACGTCGTATCCTTCTGCAATTGCACCTTCTGCAATTTCATGTGCCATTTGTTGGGTAGAGTAGTGCATTGTATCATAAATAATAGTAATTTTATCTTCACATACACCAGTTGCCCAGTTTTGGTATGCACCAATGATTTTCATTGGATCAGTCCAGATTTGACCGTGAGATGGTGCAATCATTTTAATTTGATCTAATAAACCTAATTCAACCACTTCATTTAATTTTTTAAGTACTAATTTTGAAAGTGGTGTAATTAAGTTTGCATAGAATTTTTGTGCTGCATCCATTAAAACATATTCTGGGACTTCATTATCAAATCTTTTAGTGTAACATAAGTGTTGACCAAACGCATCGTTAGGGAATAAAATTCCAGTTTCATCAGCAAGCAATGTAAACATACTGTCAGGCCAATGTAATAAAAATGCATCTAAGAACGCTAAAGTTCTTCCACCAACATTTAAACTGTCACCAGTTCCTACAGTAATAAATTCAGCTCCTTCTAATGCAGGGTAATGTTTTAAAAGACCTTTTACTGCAATTTCACTACAATAAATAGGAGCTTCAGGGAATTTCCTATGTAAATCTACTAAAACACCAGAGTGGTCTTTTTCTACATGATTTTGAATAATGTAGTCAACTTTTACTTCTCTTCCTTCTTGTGCGAATGCGTCTTCCACACGTGCCATAATCTCTTTTGTTTTACCTGGATATGCATTGTCGATGATAGCCACTTCATCTTCACCAAATACAATATATGCATTATAAGTTGTTCCATCTAAGGTATATCCATGGTAACTTCTTATATCCCAATCGAGTACACCAATCCAGTATACTCCATCAGCAATTTTTATCGCGTTTGCCTTCATAGTTTTCACACCTTTCATTTTAATTCATACGAATTATTTGGTTAAATATACTTTATTTTATGTCTATATATAATTATCTTTTAAACGAACCGTTCGTTTTTATTTTGAATTATTATTAATTTAAACAATTTTTTTTATATTATCTAACCTTTTTATTAATTGTTCATTTATTTTTTGGTTAGATATATTTATAAATGTAAAGGATATAAATATATTATAAATATATTGTAGGGAGTTATTAATATGAGTGAACAGAAACCAATACAAATTTTTTCCAATCCCAATGAAAACATTGGGGTCAATGTTATTAAAAGTCCTGTCAAACTCACTATTTTAGAAATGCTTAGAAATAATGCAATGGAATTTGACGAAATTGTTAATAATGTAGGTAAATCCAAATCAACAGTTTCAGTCCATTTAAAAAGTTTAAGAGAAGATGGGATAATTTCATATAAAGTTCACCCTGTTGATAATAGAAAGAAAATTTTTTATTTAAATTCCAAATATCTTGGTTCTGTTGATTTAAAAGAAAAAAAAGAATTAGATGAGGTTAAACCTGATTATATAATTCAAAATTTAATTGATAACAGTGAAGATTTTTCAATATTATTGTTTCATACAATAAAATCAATGCTTATACAGGAAGGAATTAATATTGATCCAATTATGCAATCTGCAGGTAACAGTATAGGTAAATCTATATTTCGAAAACTTTATAATGATGATTTAGATGTATTTTTAAGTAATGTTTCTAAATATTGGGAAGATAATAAATTAGGTAAACTTTCTTTTGATATTGGTCAAATAATTAAAGTTACTAATTATGATTGTTTTGAGTGTAAATTACTTCCTAAAACTGGAAAACCAGCTTGTTTTTTAGATGTTGGTATTTTTGAATCATTATTCACTGAATTTTTCCAATTACCTGTAAGTGTAATTGAAATTCAATGTTATACAATGGGTGATAACAAATGTGTTTTTGAGGTGGAACCTCTTAACACAGCTATTTAATTATTCATCTTCAAAATTGATAATGGTAGTTGTTAAATAAGGTTTTTCATGAGAAAATCCTTCAATTATTTTTTCATTTTCTCTAGTACAATTCTGAACAGAGTATATTTCTTTATGTCTATCCTTATTTTTAATAATAGATTCTAATTCAGAGGTATTTCTTGAAGCTTTCATTAATACTACTGAATCACTATATTCTAATATTTTTTCTAATCTATCATCTATTTTAGGAACGATAGTTAAAATATCATTTTTTTCAACAAGAGGCTTGTTTTTAGTAGCTGCACAAGCAGTAAATGAAGTTATTCCAGGTATTGTTTCTATTTCATATCTTTCAATTAATTTTTTCTGAACATAAGCGTAGGTACTAAATACTGATGAATCTCCAAGTGTAATGAATGCTACATCTCTTCCACTATCTAGGTATTGGGCTATCATTTCTGCAGCACTATTCCAACACCTTTCAAGTTCTTTTAAATCTTCAATCATTGGAAATATTGGTTCTACAACCATTAATCTTTTATAATCGCTTCTTTCTTCAATAATAGGTTTAACAATTGACAAAGCAATGCTCTCTTTTTCTTTAGCGGATTTTGGTGAAAAGATTACTGGAACAGTTTTTAATACTCTTGCAGCTTTTAAGGTCAATAATTCAGTATCACCGGGGCCAACGCCAATTCCTATTAATTTTCCTGTCTCTGCCATAGAATCACTTTTAAAATTTGATTATTATTTTTCAAATGCACTTTCTATAATTTATTTATAGTTTTAATAACTAATATAATTTTAATGTCAAATCCTATTTTTTGTCCAAAATGTGGTATGCTTAAAAGTAATTGTACATGTAATTCAACTAGTGAAAATAAAAATAATAAATCAACTGATTTATTTAGTTTTAGTAGTAAAGTTATTTCATCTTCAATTTTAGACGATGAAATTCAAGATGTATACTCTGTTGATGAGCATAAACTTGATGAAGGTACAATAGCATATTTAAAAGAATTATATCCTAATATTGATGAAGAGATTGTTGAAAATTTTCCCTTTGAGGAGCCTCGTTTTGGTCAACTAGATATTATTCAGGATATTAATGATGCAATTAAAGAAGGTTATAAATATATTATTCTTGAAGCAGGTACTGGAACAGGTAAATCAGCTATTGCAACTACTCTTGCTAAAATGTATGAATCTGCTTATATTTTAACAATGACTAAACAACTTCAAAGTCAATATGCTAATGAATTTGAGTTTCCATTAGTTAAAGGTAGGAATAATTTCGCATGTTTACTCGATAATTTAGATTCTACTTGTGATATGGGAAAATGTAAAACTGCTCCTGCTTCAAGTGACTTTTTTTGCCAATATGGAATTGGTAAAAACCCATCACTTGATTCTGAATTAGCTTTTGAAGATTCATTTGGTGGAACAGTATTTTATCAATCCCCAAATCATTGTCATTATTGGAATCAAAAAGCTAATGCAATTAACTCTCCAATTACTTTAATGAATTATGATTATGGAATTTTAGAGCTTAATTATGTTAAACATTTTGGTACTCGTTCTCTTTTAATTTTAGATGAGGCTCATAAT
Coding sequences within:
- a CDS encoding ferritin-like domain-containing protein → MAIEHEHKIGITKGTKVEKEVQNNFMGETQEVGIYLAMSRQASREGYGELAEVFKRLAWEEAEHAARFCEMNGIIKDTLKENIEWMMGGEKMANAEKREASEIAAEENIEVAADFFRDSSRDEGRHYKILEGILKRYF
- the cobI gene encoding precorrin-2 C(20)-methyltransferase, which codes for MAETGKLIGIGVGPGDTELLTLKAARVLKTVPVIFSPKSAKEKESIALSIVKPIIEERSDYKRLMVVEPIFPMIEDLKELERCWNSAAEMIAQYLDSGRDVAFITLGDSSVFSTYAYVQKKLIERYEIETIPGITSFTACAATKNKPLVEKNDILTIVPKIDDRLEKILEYSDSVVLMKASRNTSELESIIKNKDRHKEIYSVQNCTRENEKIIEGFSHEKPYLTTTIINFEDE
- a CDS encoding FprA family A-type flavoprotein, encoding MKANAIKIADGVYWIGVLDWDIRSYHGYTLDGTTYNAYIVFGEDEVAIIDNAYPGKTKEIMARVEDAFAQEGREVKVDYIIQNHVEKDHSGVLVDLHRKFPEAPIYCSEIAVKGLLKHYPALEGAEFITVGTGDSLNVGGRTLAFLDAFLLHWPDSMFTLLADETGILFPNDAFGQHLCYTKRFDNEVPEYVLMDAAQKFYANLITPLSKLVLKKLNEVVELGLLDQIKMIAPSHGQIWTDPMKIIGAYQNWATGVCEDKITIIYDTMHYSTQQMAHEIAEGAIAEGYDVEIFYLHEDERSEIVKSILTSKGIAIGDPTINDVPYPSMGDIMYYLKGLLFNRTGIKRKAVTFGSMGGRGGSPFKLADELNNCGFEVVESQEIYFVPTAEEENASFELGRTLANACKEL
- a CDS encoding V4R domain-containing protein, whose translation is MSEQKPIQIFSNPNENIGVNVIKSPVKLTILEMLRNNAMEFDEIVNNVGKSKSTVSVHLKSLREDGIISYKVHPVDNRKKIFYLNSKYLGSVDLKEKKELDEVKPDYIIQNLIDNSEDFSILLFHTIKSMLIQEGINIDPIMQSAGNSIGKSIFRKLYNDDLDVFLSNVSKYWEDNKLGKLSFDIGQIIKVTNYDCFECKLLPKTGKPACFLDVGIFESLFTEFFQLPVSVIEIQCYTMGDNKCVFEVEPLNTAI
- a CDS encoding site-2 protease family protein, giving the protein MNIGIIISFIAMLVITWLLISAIPTAFETPSVSLIIPGVEIPGSTIFIPFVSGIIALATCLIVHEFSHGVISISEKISIKSIGLLLFAIIPGAFVEPDEDELKKSSKLSQLRVYAAGSIANITLALVAILILSMASGAIPHYFDENGIEISRVLEDSPASGVLKEGMVIKSLDNKSIVDSKSYVDAINQLKPNDTLSIVTNQGEFNLTLDKNPNNESLGYIGIQSNYNYKLVDNSLGPLPWILFSIVDLFNWIFILNLGIGLFNLLPIKPLDGGKMLEILLSYKLDKKQYKPIVNSLSMVLAMVIIFSLIAGFI